The following coding sequences lie in one Acaryochloris sp. CCMEE 5410 genomic window:
- a CDS encoding BTAD domain-containing putative transcriptional regulator, with the protein MESGQLSSGQLCIHLLGHLRITYEGVSVANLQTDRYQSLVAYLVLKAKTPQPRSLVADLFWPNLTETDAKTNLRRELYRLRQVLPAADQFLKVTARTIQWQPQLPCWLDVAEFEIALAQVTQYEANPQNQIEPLKHALELYQGELLPTCYDDWIGPERDRLYQLMVQGLTELIQCLVTLGEVRDAISYCQQLLQFEPLSESGYLTLMQLYLQQGDRTSALQSYHQCMTQLREELGIDPNTEMQTLYQKLIAEQDLTITPPTHTTSTLIAGQVARQPRKLSPQTPFVGRSREWQVMQTWLSTTSSNLLLLEGEPGIGKTRLLEEFAGIVEAQGGTFLWGQGFAAETLRPYGAWIDALRSVKLASADLPEEIGVLLPEWSQTEITVQDRGRLFDAVITLIARMAEQQPPLMIIFDDIHWLDEASIALLHYGLRILRGTSVQFACSARRQNLLGHSAIATLHQTLQREDRLLDLPLSPLTATDILELITYNTSDSTPAARASQVYADSGGNPLLAIAVAQTPFQDVGDSRNLSSLVQERLQGLPKTAQKLLPWAAALGHSFDPMLLLEIADSSLNQLLTDLENLETANILHPSHQAERYEFVHDLMRQAIYQGLSAPRQRLMHRQIAEYLEKFYENHTAKMVEVVHHAVLANHDALVTKAALMAAQHSLTLFAFGEAAELAQQGLAHCAQLELQSRVAQQLPLLKVRVLAGVSPDDFSDVEHQIKVGIREAQALDLHAVEVIGQEALLILQYDHDQLEEVHQQSLAAAERAKEVHPSASAQLLAYSGGCLAILTRDMDRAEAMLVEAQTLAHRTGIQLSDVYLGLGTVYRYRGQIQQAETSLYTALEISQTKQEHSQSCQVLVELAMLAVEQDQWDLAMDHCHSLLPLADKLVGGSESAFGQALLALSHYALTDGDFENQVTVAIQALINLDSQRKLAFVLSHLARVALQHNQPQSAIVQATKALAAAEVVGNPNDVALAKYALLQSQVRAGELIDYPQAQIQIQTTLDEQSLSAWVVQKLTQLQESLILTTM; encoded by the coding sequence ATGGAATCGGGTCAGCTATCTTCTGGACAGCTTTGTATCCATCTATTGGGTCATCTGCGGATTACCTATGAGGGGGTGTCTGTTGCCAATTTGCAGACAGATCGGTATCAATCCTTAGTTGCTTACCTCGTCCTTAAAGCGAAAACACCTCAACCCCGTTCATTGGTAGCAGATTTGTTTTGGCCGAACCTTACAGAAACAGATGCCAAAACCAATTTACGACGGGAGCTATATCGATTGCGTCAGGTGCTGCCCGCAGCCGATCAGTTTTTGAAAGTGACGGCACGGACGATTCAATGGCAGCCTCAGTTACCCTGCTGGCTAGATGTAGCTGAATTTGAAATAGCACTGGCCCAAGTTACCCAGTACGAAGCAAATCCCCAAAATCAGATCGAACCCCTTAAACATGCTCTAGAACTCTATCAAGGCGAGCTGCTACCGACTTGCTATGACGATTGGATTGGGCCTGAACGGGATCGTCTATATCAACTCATGGTTCAGGGGCTAACCGAGCTGATCCAATGTCTTGTAACGTTGGGGGAGGTTCGCGACGCTATCTCATATTGTCAACAACTCCTCCAGTTTGAACCGTTGAGTGAGTCAGGTTATTTGACCTTAATGCAGTTGTATCTGCAACAAGGCGATCGCACCAGTGCTTTGCAAAGCTATCACCAATGCATGACCCAACTCCGAGAAGAATTGGGCATTGATCCGAATACTGAGATGCAGACGTTATACCAAAAACTGATTGCAGAACAAGATCTCACAATTACCCCACCAACTCATACCACCAGTACACTAATCGCGGGTCAGGTTGCCCGACAGCCAAGGAAGCTATCCCCTCAGACGCCATTCGTGGGACGTAGTCGGGAATGGCAGGTGATGCAAACATGGCTATCAACCACTTCCTCCAACTTGTTGCTTCTGGAGGGGGAGCCTGGAATTGGTAAAACTCGTCTGCTAGAAGAGTTTGCTGGAATTGTTGAAGCACAGGGAGGCACCTTCCTATGGGGACAAGGGTTTGCTGCGGAAACATTGCGTCCCTATGGGGCTTGGATTGATGCACTTCGTTCTGTCAAATTGGCTTCAGCAGACCTACCCGAAGAAATAGGCGTTCTATTGCCTGAATGGAGCCAAACAGAGATAACTGTCCAAGATCGTGGTCGCTTGTTTGATGCTGTCATTACATTGATAGCTCGAATGGCTGAGCAACAACCGCCCCTCATGATTATTTTTGATGACATTCACTGGCTAGATGAAGCCTCAATCGCTCTTCTCCACTATGGTCTAAGAATCCTTAGAGGTACCTCTGTTCAATTTGCCTGTAGTGCTCGTAGGCAGAACTTGTTGGGGCATTCAGCGATCGCAACCCTACACCAAACACTTCAGCGAGAGGATAGACTACTGGACCTACCCTTATCTCCCCTAACCGCGACCGATATTCTGGAATTAATCACCTACAATACTTCTGATTCCACCCCAGCTGCTCGGGCAAGCCAGGTCTATGCTGATAGTGGGGGGAATCCCTTGCTGGCGATAGCGGTTGCTCAAACCCCATTTCAGGATGTTGGAGATTCCAGAAATCTATCTAGCTTGGTTCAGGAGCGTCTGCAAGGTCTGCCCAAAACTGCCCAGAAACTGCTGCCGTGGGCAGCAGCATTAGGCCATAGCTTCGATCCAATGCTTCTGTTAGAGATTGCCGATAGCTCCCTCAATCAACTGCTCACGGACTTAGAAAATCTGGAAACGGCCAATATTTTGCACCCCAGTCACCAGGCAGAGCGTTACGAGTTTGTCCATGATTTGATGCGACAAGCAATCTATCAAGGTTTATCAGCCCCCCGGCAACGACTCATGCACCGCCAAATTGCCGAGTATCTGGAGAAGTTCTACGAAAACCATACAGCCAAAATGGTGGAGGTAGTGCATCATGCTGTTCTTGCGAATCATGATGCTCTTGTTACCAAAGCCGCGCTCATGGCTGCTCAACATAGCTTAACCCTCTTTGCTTTTGGAGAGGCAGCAGAATTGGCCCAACAAGGATTAGCTCATTGTGCCCAGCTAGAGTTACAGTCTCGTGTTGCCCAGCAACTCCCTCTCCTCAAAGTTAGAGTGCTCGCAGGGGTTAGCCCCGATGACTTCAGTGATGTTGAACATCAGATCAAAGTTGGGATTCGAGAAGCCCAAGCACTCGATCTACATGCTGTAGAAGTTATCGGACAAGAAGCCTTGCTAATCCTCCAATATGATCACGACCAGTTGGAAGAAGTCCACCAGCAATCCCTGGCCGCAGCGGAGCGAGCCAAAGAGGTTCACCCCAGTGCTAGTGCCCAGCTTCTAGCCTATAGTGGGGGATGCTTGGCGATTTTGACCCGCGATATGGATCGAGCTGAAGCGATGCTGGTGGAAGCTCAAACCTTAGCTCATCGGACGGGTATTCAGCTCTCAGATGTGTACTTAGGATTAGGCACGGTTTATCGCTATCGCGGGCAAATTCAACAGGCAGAAACGTCCCTCTACACCGCCCTAGAAATTAGCCAAACGAAGCAAGAACATTCTCAATCCTGTCAGGTGTTAGTGGAACTGGCGATGCTGGCGGTGGAGCAAGACCAGTGGGATCTGGCGATGGACCATTGTCACAGCTTGCTACCCCTTGCCGATAAGTTGGTGGGGGGAAGTGAGTCTGCTTTTGGTCAAGCGTTGCTAGCTCTATCCCACTACGCTCTGACAGATGGGGATTTTGAGAATCAGGTTACAGTAGCGATTCAAGCCTTGATTAATCTCGATTCCCAGCGTAAATTAGCCTTTGTTCTCAGTCATTTAGCGAGAGTTGCGCTTCAGCATAATCAACCACAGTCAGCCATCGTTCAGGCTACAAAAGCTCTAGCTGCTGCTGAGGTTGTGGGCAATCCCAATGATGTTGCCTTGGCTAAGTATGCATTACTTCAATCGCAAGTAAGGGCGGGTGAGTTGATAGATTATC
- a CDS encoding SPW repeat protein, whose protein sequence is MKQLLPHPPIFGIWLILSPWCLNFRSKHSART, encoded by the coding sequence ATGAAGCAACTATTACCGCATCCCCCAATCTTTGGAATATGGCTCATCCTGTCACCTTGGTGCCTCAACTTCAGATCGAAGCATAGCGCTAGAACTTAG
- a CDS encoding Rpn family recombination-promoting nuclease/putative transposase yields MFDSTCKFLAESFSSDYASWLLGESILLTELSPSELSLEPIRADALILLTSEEYTLHVEFQTEPDPNMPYRMADYRLRVYRRFPHKQMKQVVVYLTPSNSDYVYQTAFEIPGMRHEFDVIRLWEQPTQLFLESTGLLPLAVLTNTPDQAQTLRQVAERIDAVPELRVQSNVAASTGILAGLTLEKDFINQVLRKEIMQQSVIYQEWKEEFLQEGEQTGILKGKLEGEQSLILRQLTRRIGDVSPELRSQIQSLSLDQIEALGEALLDFTESSDLVDWLQENHTD; encoded by the coding sequence ATGTTTGATTCTACCTGTAAGTTCCTTGCAGAGAGCTTTTCCAGTGATTATGCCTCTTGGCTTCTCGGTGAATCTATTCTTCTGACTGAACTCAGCCCCTCAGAACTATCATTAGAGCCGATCCGTGCCGATGCATTGATATTGCTAACTTCTGAGGAATATACTTTGCATGTGGAGTTTCAGACTGAGCCGGATCCGAATATGCCTTACAGGATGGCGGATTATCGTCTGCGAGTCTATCGTCGCTTTCCCCACAAACAGATGAAGCAAGTGGTGGTCTATTTGACACCCTCAAACTCAGATTATGTTTACCAGACAGCCTTTGAGATTCCTGGGATGCGTCATGAATTTGATGTCATTCGTCTTTGGGAACAACCCACACAACTTTTCCTTGAATCAACGGGTTTACTGCCATTGGCGGTTTTAACCAATACTCCTGATCAAGCCCAAACCTTGCGCCAGGTGGCTGAGCGAATCGATGCTGTTCCAGAACTGCGAGTACAAAGTAATGTCGCAGCCTCAACTGGGATTCTGGCTGGGTTAACATTGGAGAAGGATTTCATCAATCAGGTTCTGCGGAAAGAGATTATGCAGCAGTCAGTTATCTATCAAGAGTGGAAAGAAGAATTCCTACAAGAAGGTGAACAGACGGGCATCCTCAAAGGCAAGCTTGAAGGTGAACAATCTCTCATTCTTCGCCAACTCACTCGGCGCATTGGTGACGTTTCCCCAGAGTTGCGATCGCAGATACAATCTCTCTCCCTCGATCAGATTGAAGCCCTCGGTGAAGCCTTGCTCGACTTTACAGAATCCTCTGATCTGGTGGACTGGCTGCAGGAAAACCACACCGATTAA
- a CDS encoding DEAD/DEAH box helicase: MKILHGTWIPDETAFIQKGAFYLWVETTEPSHKHTSSRTVHPCQLGRDELEAFLDNELGVKPGRPLEQLISPRYFLLPSADQAPLPSLELARYLEQSTPETFEWQYWQVDCFEVKTWVKTGQYEHQPVTDIIKLLNELHFIALHNLTQMQLGADLLFWYHYTQTLKPVLLKDQYIPALRYREVLAGKRPSQRSKAKSKKTQTQPNFEIYPAWEIVSESYEAELDRFVDYMPLACVCGFAENPEVPTVYDRKTLLRHFSEYLLTEIMTTAYLPTSYTKKIASTLLEDCLRAHKGLHYAQNTNEELYQQWRVWRDRIRHTQTSIPFYLCFQLQDPPTSEDPWQLQFLVAPKPDPSLQISLGEYWRLKPKQHQEWQKQLGESFEQHLLLNLGYAARIYPQLWQGLETDQPIGIPLDIGAALDFLQESAWVLENAGYKVMVPAWWTPKGRQRAKIKLRAKGKSSSSANDKSKSYFSQERLVQYKYELAIGDQKISEAEWLELVQAKSPLVQFRGQWMHLDQDKMQEMLTFWKTQQAENPDMTLLDFMRMTAAGGEDVEVDFNRDKTLAQMLKQLQDKSQLDAISDPQTLQGTLREYQKRGVSWLHYLEQLGLNGCLADDMGLGKTVQVIARLAQEREQSANGEPIPPTLLIAPTSVVGNWRKEIQKFAPHLRSIVHHGSERAKTVKDFELMVEQNDVVITSFSLARKDSKLFDAVPWHRIVLDEAQNIKNPKAAQTKAILKLSATHRLALTGTPVENRLLDLWSIFNFLNPGYLGKQAQFRKSFELPIQKDNDRMQSATLKRLVEPFILRRVKTDKSIIKDLPDKVEQKLYCNLTKEQASLYEAVVKDISSDIDEMEGIQRKGIILSTLLKLKQICNHPRQFLQDESDFLPERSHKLSRLTEMIAEVMEEGESLLVFTQFTELGDALEKYLRQVHHYNTFYIHGGTNRDKRERMITEFQDPDTGPSVFILSLKAGGVGITLTKANHVFHFDRWWNPAVEDQATDRAFRIGQQKNVFVHKFVAIGTLEERIDEMIEDKKKLAGAIVGSDESWLTELDNESFKKLITLSKNAILE; encoded by the coding sequence ATGAAGATTCTCCACGGAACCTGGATTCCTGATGAAACAGCTTTTATCCAAAAAGGGGCTTTCTATCTTTGGGTGGAAACCACTGAACCCAGTCACAAGCACACATCATCTCGGACTGTTCATCCCTGCCAGTTAGGAAGGGATGAATTAGAAGCCTTTCTGGACAATGAGTTAGGCGTGAAACCAGGGCGTCCGCTAGAGCAGTTGATTTCTCCTCGTTATTTCTTACTTCCCAGCGCAGATCAAGCCCCATTGCCTTCCCTAGAATTGGCTCGTTACCTAGAGCAATCAACACCTGAGACTTTTGAGTGGCAGTATTGGCAGGTAGATTGCTTTGAGGTCAAGACCTGGGTCAAAACAGGGCAGTACGAGCATCAACCCGTAACCGATATTATTAAGCTGCTCAATGAGCTGCACTTCATTGCCCTGCATAACCTTACTCAGATGCAGTTGGGGGCAGACTTACTGTTTTGGTACCACTACACCCAAACCCTCAAGCCCGTGCTGCTGAAAGACCAGTATATTCCAGCCCTGCGCTATCGCGAGGTATTGGCTGGTAAACGCCCATCCCAAAGGAGTAAGGCCAAGTCTAAAAAAACTCAAACCCAGCCCAATTTTGAGATTTACCCTGCGTGGGAAATTGTCAGTGAATCCTATGAGGCTGAGCTAGACCGATTTGTGGACTATATGCCCCTAGCTTGTGTCTGTGGATTTGCAGAAAATCCTGAAGTCCCCACTGTTTATGATCGCAAAACGCTCCTGCGACATTTTTCAGAGTATTTGCTCACTGAAATTATGACGACAGCCTACCTACCCACTAGCTATACGAAAAAAATCGCTAGCACCTTGCTAGAAGATTGTCTACGTGCACACAAGGGGCTGCATTATGCTCAAAATACCAATGAAGAGCTTTATCAGCAATGGCGCGTGTGGCGAGATCGCATTCGCCACACCCAAACCTCGATTCCCTTTTACCTCTGCTTCCAACTCCAAGATCCCCCCACCTCCGAAGACCCTTGGCAATTGCAATTCCTCGTTGCCCCCAAACCAGATCCGTCCCTGCAAATTTCTCTTGGGGAGTATTGGCGGCTCAAACCTAAACAACATCAGGAATGGCAAAAGCAGTTGGGTGAGAGCTTTGAACAGCATCTACTACTAAACTTAGGGTATGCGGCCCGGATTTATCCTCAGCTTTGGCAAGGGTTAGAAACCGACCAACCAATAGGCATTCCGCTAGATATCGGTGCGGCCTTGGACTTTTTACAAGAATCAGCCTGGGTTTTGGAGAATGCAGGCTATAAAGTCATGGTCCCCGCCTGGTGGACACCCAAAGGGCGTCAGCGGGCAAAAATCAAGCTGCGGGCTAAGGGGAAGTCTTCATCCAGTGCCAACGACAAATCCAAGAGCTACTTCTCTCAAGAGCGGTTAGTGCAGTATAAGTACGAGCTAGCTATTGGTGACCAGAAGATTTCGGAGGCGGAATGGCTGGAGTTGGTTCAAGCCAAATCACCCCTCGTCCAATTTCGGGGCCAGTGGATGCATTTGGATCAGGACAAAATGCAGGAGATGTTGACGTTCTGGAAAACTCAACAGGCCGAGAATCCAGACATGACACTCTTGGATTTTATGCGCATGACAGCGGCAGGTGGGGAAGATGTTGAAGTGGATTTCAACCGCGATAAAACCCTAGCCCAAATGCTGAAGCAGTTGCAGGATAAGAGTCAATTAGATGCAATCTCAGACCCCCAAACCCTGCAAGGGACGCTTAGGGAATATCAAAAGCGAGGGGTCTCCTGGCTGCACTACCTGGAGCAGCTAGGTCTGAATGGTTGTCTCGCCGATGATATGGGCCTAGGCAAAACGGTCCAGGTGATTGCCCGCTTAGCTCAAGAACGCGAGCAGTCTGCTAATGGTGAGCCCATTCCCCCAACACTATTGATTGCCCCCACGTCCGTCGTGGGCAATTGGCGCAAAGAAATTCAGAAGTTTGCTCCCCATTTGAGGTCCATTGTTCACCATGGTAGCGAGCGGGCTAAGACTGTTAAAGACTTTGAATTGATGGTGGAGCAAAACGATGTGGTCATCACCTCTTTTTCCCTGGCCCGCAAAGATAGTAAGTTATTTGATGCAGTTCCTTGGCATCGGATTGTATTAGACGAAGCCCAAAATATCAAAAACCCCAAAGCAGCTCAAACCAAGGCTATTCTCAAGCTCTCCGCCACCCATCGACTGGCTTTAACCGGAACGCCTGTAGAGAACCGATTATTAGATTTATGGTCCATCTTCAACTTCCTTAATCCAGGGTATTTAGGAAAGCAAGCTCAATTTCGCAAAAGCTTTGAACTGCCGATTCAAAAAGATAATGACCGCATGCAGTCAGCCACCCTGAAGCGGTTAGTGGAGCCGTTTATTCTGCGGCGAGTCAAAACCGATAAATCCATCATCAAAGATCTACCGGATAAGGTGGAGCAAAAGCTATACTGCAACCTCACCAAAGAGCAAGCCTCTCTCTATGAAGCCGTCGTCAAGGATATCTCAAGTGATATTGATGAGATGGAGGGCATCCAGCGCAAGGGCATCATTCTCTCGACCCTACTCAAACTCAAACAAATTTGCAATCATCCCCGCCAGTTCCTTCAAGATGAAAGTGACTTCCTCCCTGAACGCTCCCATAAACTTAGCCGCTTAACAGAGATGATCGCGGAAGTCATGGAGGAAGGAGAAAGTCTGCTGGTATTTACTCAGTTCACAGAACTCGGTGATGCTCTGGAAAAATATCTGCGCCAAGTCCATCATTACAACACTTTCTATATTCATGGCGGTACCAACCGCGATAAACGAGAACGGATGATTACCGAGTTTCAAGATCCTGACACTGGCCCCTCTGTCTTTATTCTGTCTCTCAAAGCAGGTGGGGTAGGTATTACCCTCACGAAAGCCAATCATGTCTTCCACTTTGATCGCTGGTGGAATCCCGCAGTGGAAGACCAAGCCACAGACCGAGCCTTTCGCATTGGACAGCAAAAAAATGTGTTTGTCCACAAATTCGTCGCGATTGGCACCTTGGAAGAGCGCATTGACGAGATGATTGAGGACAAGAAGAAACTCGCAGGGGCAATCGTCGGTTCAGATGAGTCTTGGCTGACGGAACTGGATAATGAATCATTCAAAAAGCTGATCACTTTAAGCAAGAATGCCATCTTGGAATAA
- a CDS encoding SWIM zinc finger family protein: protein MAEFSRTWWGQRFLQAIEQITDAGRLGRGRSYARGNKVKSFTIKGGLVQAEVRGSVNPYFGVYKEPLYQTTIEFHPISKANWAAAIAFIASKASLISRLMLNEMPDNIEDAFTKLDLNLLPHRNSNFTAHCTCPDWSNPCKHIAGVYYLLAAELDQDPFLLFELRGLSRDDLQKELAKSPLGQALSAELTAQQTPFQPDETYYTQPMTTTAPDLNHLKDFWQGEKRLPQTINAPPATGVSGILVKTQGDFPAFWPKNQSFIEIMEEFYDRVRDKSASVL from the coding sequence ATGGCAGAATTTAGTCGAACCTGGTGGGGACAGCGCTTTCTTCAAGCCATTGAGCAAATTACTGATGCAGGTCGGTTAGGACGAGGGCGGTCCTATGCCAGAGGAAATAAGGTTAAGAGCTTTACTATCAAAGGTGGGTTGGTTCAGGCTGAAGTTAGAGGTTCGGTGAATCCTTATTTTGGGGTTTACAAAGAGCCTTTATATCAGACCACTATTGAATTTCACCCCATTAGTAAAGCAAATTGGGCGGCTGCGATCGCTTTTATCGCCTCCAAAGCCAGTCTGATTTCACGACTGATGCTCAATGAGATGCCCGATAACATCGAAGATGCCTTCACCAAACTAGATCTAAATTTACTCCCTCACCGCAACTCAAATTTCACCGCTCACTGCACCTGTCCAGACTGGAGTAATCCCTGTAAACATATCGCTGGGGTCTATTACCTCTTAGCCGCCGAATTAGACCAAGACCCGTTTTTACTCTTTGAACTGCGAGGACTCTCTCGGGATGATTTGCAAAAGGAATTGGCAAAGTCTCCCCTTGGACAAGCGTTGTCAGCCGAACTAACGGCTCAACAAACACCATTTCAGCCAGATGAGACTTATTACACTCAGCCCATGACCACAACAGCTCCTGACTTGAATCACCTCAAAGACTTTTGGCAAGGAGAAAAGCGACTGCCCCAAACCATTAATGCACCTCCAGCAACAGGGGTATCTGGGATTTTAGTGAAAACGCAGGGAGATTTTCCCGCTTTCTGGCCAAAAAATCAGTCTTTTATCGAGATAATGGAAGAATTCTATGATCGCGTTCGAGACAAGAGTGCTTCAGTACTTTGA
- a CDS encoding Crp/Fnr family transcriptional regulator, with protein sequence MPPTQILPTLSPNNGSQLLEEVYQGRQTYEFKRGITIPLHSQELWVVCRGILQLRTFDSEGNEAILGLAYPEMPFGLPFTQIDPYEVIALSDVVLMRITQIELERSSVLAQGILSQLNRRLQQAEDLLALVHLHPVSARCRELLLLLSKEIGEQTPEGIRIKVRLTHQQIADLAGVTRVTATRVLGELRKEGWLSIDRTRHLVVHSSRF encoded by the coding sequence ATGCCACCAACCCAGATTTTACCTACTTTATCCCCCAACAATGGGTCGCAGTTACTCGAAGAGGTCTATCAGGGACGCCAAACCTACGAATTTAAGCGGGGTATCACGATTCCGTTGCATTCTCAAGAACTTTGGGTGGTTTGCCGGGGAATCCTTCAACTACGGACTTTCGATAGTGAGGGGAATGAGGCGATCCTGGGATTGGCTTATCCAGAGATGCCCTTTGGTTTGCCCTTCACCCAGATTGACCCTTATGAAGTGATTGCGTTATCTGATGTAGTGCTGATGCGGATCACTCAGATAGAACTGGAGCGATCGTCTGTACTGGCACAAGGAATTCTGTCTCAACTCAATCGGCGTTTACAGCAGGCAGAAGACTTGCTAGCCTTGGTTCATCTCCATCCTGTGAGCGCTCGCTGTCGGGAGTTGCTGTTGTTGCTTAGCAAAGAAATAGGGGAGCAGACCCCAGAAGGTATTCGAATTAAGGTTCGATTAACTCATCAACAAATTGCAGATCTGGCGGGGGTCACTCGTGTGACGGCCACTCGCGTTCTTGGTGAACTGCGAAAGGAAGGATGGCTATCTATCGACAGAACTCGTCATTTAGTTGTCCACAGCTCTAGGTTTTAG
- a CDS encoding PD-(D/E)XK nuclease family protein produces MAYPLSATKLITYQQCPKAYNFRYERGLSSPSAFGSPAFGIALHKTLADIYKDWNYDYPLPSLDWFTVCWQHHTGEMKPAQIHEGWMALQLYYEKYVAPLPQIRKPLGVEGKIKASFQVNNIEFSITGRYDRLDYTDNGLELIDYKTSKTIGPSDGIDLQLGLYFLILEQIYPEALETLSLIYLRQGQKVSFDVTPEHHQQVRELIGDIAVKLRADDEWKPEVGEHCNHCGYQKYCPAKSKKPEPLPEGTKEARQVQLVLGL; encoded by the coding sequence ATGGCTTATCCCCTCTCAGCCACTAAACTCATCACCTACCAGCAGTGCCCCAAAGCCTACAACTTCAGATATGAGCGGGGACTCTCTTCACCCTCTGCCTTCGGTTCGCCTGCCTTTGGGATTGCCCTTCACAAAACTCTCGCAGATATCTACAAAGACTGGAATTACGATTACCCCCTGCCTTCCCTCGATTGGTTTACCGTTTGCTGGCAGCACCACACTGGAGAGATGAAACCTGCTCAGATTCATGAGGGGTGGATGGCCTTGCAGCTCTATTACGAGAAATACGTTGCCCCGCTACCCCAGATTCGTAAACCACTTGGCGTCGAGGGCAAGATCAAGGCCAGCTTCCAGGTGAACAATATCGAGTTTTCCATCACAGGTCGTTATGACCGCTTAGACTATACCGATAATGGCCTGGAACTGATTGACTACAAGACGAGCAAGACGATTGGCCCGTCTGATGGAATTGATCTACAGCTAGGACTTTACTTTTTGATTCTGGAACAGATCTACCCAGAAGCACTTGAAACGCTGAGTTTGATTTATCTACGGCAAGGTCAGAAAGTTTCATTTGATGTGACGCCTGAGCATCACCAGCAGGTACGGGAATTGATCGGGGACATCGCGGTAAAGCTCAGAGCAGATGATGAGTGGAAACCGGAAGTTGGTGAACACTGCAACCACTGTGGTTATCAGAAGTACTGTCCCGCGAAGTCCAAGAAGCCAGAGCCATTACCAGAGGGGACGAAGGAAGCGCGGCAGGTTCAATTAGTGTTGGGATTGTAA
- a CDS encoding SRPBCC family protein — protein MAHYNFITVWDIDAPIEDVWEQLIHSEDWPQWWPAVQSVIELEKGDEQGIGNIREYHWKTPLSYALSFKTRLVRIEPPILIEGIASGEVEGKGIWELQSIPKGTRVHYYWIVVTTKLWMNLLALLLKPLMEWNHNATMKQGAQGLSQRMDTEVTCQEMADS, from the coding sequence ATGGCACACTACAATTTCATTACAGTTTGGGACATTGATGCCCCTATTGAGGACGTTTGGGAGCAACTGATTCACTCTGAAGATTGGCCTCAATGGTGGCCTGCTGTCCAAAGTGTTATTGAATTGGAAAAAGGGGATGAACAGGGGATTGGCAATATCCGTGAATATCATTGGAAAACTCCTCTCTCCTATGCTTTAAGCTTTAAAACTCGTTTAGTTCGCATTGAACCACCAATACTGATTGAGGGAATTGCAAGCGGAGAAGTGGAGGGAAAAGGAATTTGGGAACTTCAATCCATACCTAAAGGGACTCGCGTCCATTATTACTGGATTGTAGTGACAACCAAACTCTGGATGAATCTACTAGCATTGCTGCTTAAACCACTCATGGAGTGGAATCACAATGCAACTATGAAACAAGGTGCCCAAGGTTTAAGCCAAAGGATGGATACAGAGGTAACTTGTCAGGAGATGGCTGATTCCTAA
- a CDS encoding DUF5131 family protein, producing the protein MTTIEWTDHTINCLVGCTKVRAKGAKSSGCEHCYAARASKSGRLQQFPQYHGVVDEKGNWTGQVNFVPEQLEKLFKFRKPTRVFMPSMSDPFHSAVKDEWLDQIFAAIALNPQVTVQMLTKRPKRMRDYLRSAKNRIRIAAVDKGRSANVNHKVLADLESCQWDWPLSNLWLGVSVENQKAADERIPLLGQTPASIRFLSCEPLLEAVDLNLASSSPIWCITGGESGPGARPCDVAWIRLIRDQCKSANIPVFIKQLGSNPVGVPKLRSAKGGDAEEWPKDLRVREFPEFG; encoded by the coding sequence ATGACCACTATCGAATGGACCGATCATACTATCAACTGTTTGGTGGGTTGTACAAAGGTTAGAGCCAAGGGAGCAAAAAGCAGCGGTTGTGAACATTGTTATGCGGCCAGAGCTTCTAAGTCAGGACGACTGCAACAATTTCCTCAGTATCACGGTGTTGTCGATGAGAAAGGGAACTGGACGGGTCAGGTGAACTTTGTCCCTGAGCAGTTGGAGAAGCTATTCAAGTTCCGCAAACCGACCCGAGTATTCATGCCCTCGATGTCTGACCCGTTTCATTCAGCGGTTAAAGACGAGTGGCTGGATCAGATCTTTGCTGCAATCGCGCTCAACCCCCAGGTTACCGTACAGATGCTAACCAAACGGCCAAAACGAATGCGGGATTATCTCAGGAGTGCCAAAAATAGAATTCGGATTGCCGCTGTTGATAAGGGCCGATCCGCCAATGTCAACCACAAGGTATTAGCCGACCTTGAATCATGTCAGTGGGATTGGCCCCTATCTAATCTTTGGTTAGGTGTATCAGTTGAGAACCAAAAGGCCGCAGACGAGCGAATTCCTTTGCTCGGGCAAACACCAGCCTCCATCCGGTTTTTGAGTTGTGAGCCGTTATTGGAAGCAGTAGACCTTAATCTGGCATCATCGTCTCCGATCTGGTGCATCACCGGGGGTGAGTCTGGCCCAGGCGCTCGGCCTTGTGATGTGGCTTGGATTCGCTTGATTCGAGACCAATGCAAGTCAGCCAATATCCCCGTGTTTATCAAGCAGCTTGGCAGTAATCCCGTGGGTGTTCCAAAGCTCCGTTCTGCGAAGGGTGGAGATGCTGAGGAATGGCCCAAGGATCTTCGAGTGCGGGAATTCCCAGAGTTTGGATAA